The stretch of DNA ATAATCTCTAAATAACATCAATAATCATACAAACATTGTTTATCTAATGTAAACATTAATACACGTAATATGACTCTTAATCTCACTTTCCTTTACATCACACGTTCAAAATATCGCCTGCAACAAGCGGAAGCActtataatacaaaatacgaAACTAATTTATAAGCTTTCGGCTAGCTCCTCAGCTGTCATAACAATAATGGTTGTGTTTTGTAGCAGAAACATGTTCTTCACTGCATCGGTTACCTGACATCTTTTCACAATAAATATACATCGTATATAATCAGTTATCTGTAGTAGCATCTCTCTAATTATCCACCATTCGTTAAACATCCTTTTTATATATAGATTCAATTGCATCCACAGACATTGAGTTGTAACTGTATTATAATGCATTAGTTAGACAATGCGACATTGATATTAGATAGTTGATTGTAGTACTCGTGTCACTTCAGTCAAATGGCGTGACATATGGTGCTATCTCCCAGTTGATCGATTAAATGGTTTTCGTTGTTacgaaaataaaaaacaattattaatgGTATCGACTAGCCAATGGTATACAGAGTATTTGATAGAATGGCCAGTTTTTTTCCAACTTACAACATGTAGAGTTTGGTGAAGACGCATGGACTGTTCACTGGAGGTaagatatttattaatattcatATTCGCTTACCACTTATTATATAGAGTAACCAAGGCAAAGTTATCTTCCTATGAAatatatggtctatatagatgctaAAGTTTTGTAGACGGTAATCTCATATGCGGGCTGGCATACATCTGCTGTCTGCAAAGCCCTGACATCTATATAGACTAGGAAATACTTTAATGGTTATTCATAACTATCTTAAAATccaccagaaaaaaaaatgttcatccAGTTTATTTGTATCTTTATCAAAATGGGTTATAGAAGAAACATGAGCGGTTGTTTGTCAGATAATTATCataatcatttataaatataaaatataatgtaatttattCATACAGACagtttaaattttgatatagatTATAATCTAAGTACATTATGTACTTTGGCATTTGCAAAGTTGAATCCAATTCCGAAGTTAAATATTCCATGTCTATAAtgattaagaaaataaattaaggtatagattatcatacatatgaTTCTACTTAACTAGCACACATTTAAATACGGTTAATGTTTTACATACACTGTTTTCAGATATACTTTAAAACACCACTAATATACCATATACTACAATAGCGATGATGCGTCAGACGCTGCTGCTAATATTAGTAGGTCACGTGATGTATTCATTAACCAATGCGAGCGGAACTATGAATGATCTTATGAAGTTGGAGAGAGATTTGTTCAGAAGTTACAACAAAAATTTACGACCAGCGTACAACTTAAGTGACGCCGTTCTTTTAGACACATCACTGTCCATCATGGCAATTTTAGATTTCAATGAGGTTTCAGGAACTCTACAACTAAGTACCTTCGTAAGAATTTCCTGGACCGACTTCAGACTTTGTTGGAATGCCAGTGAGTATGGAGGCATTTCAAACTACGTCTCCAATGCATCACTAGTATGGAAACCGCGGATTTTCTTGATATCATCAGCTGATGACATAATCCAATTCGGAGATGATAAGTTTGATATTAGAATTTGGAGTACAGGTGTAGTCAACTTTAATCCAGCTGTCCTGATTAAATCCAGCTGTGACGTTGATATGACCTACTTTCCAACTGACTCCCATATATGTAGGGTTACCATTGTGCCCTGGATGTATACTATCGAAGAAGTCAAGTTCAACTTTCTGGAATCTAAAATCCATCTCGATTACTTTATACCCAACGGTGCATGGGGAATATACGACGCGTTTATAAATGATGATGTCGACATCGCGTCAGAAGTATCCATAATGGATTTCACTTTATATCTACAAAGAAAGCctcaatatcatattttgtcatTATTAATACCTATCCTTCTGCTGTGTTTTCTCAACCCGTTCGTGTTTCTTCTCCCGGCAGCGTCTGGTGAGAGAATCTCGTTTGCAGTCACCATGTTCCTGTCGATGACCGTTTACATGTCCAGTATAGGCGAGGTAATGCCTAAGGTGTCCGACCCCATCGCTGGTGCGTCCTACTTCCTCCTGGGGGCCATGTCCTTCAGCTGCCTGCTCATACTACTGACTATAGCATCGCTGTGTTTACATACCGTGCTCGACATCAATGATTTCCCAGCTTGGTTACTGCAGATAGCTAGCTGTTCTAAGACATTACGTAATGTTAATCGGACCGACACGAATACCGTGGTGGAGCATATGGACTCTGATAGCGAGATAGTCATCAAAAAGGAAATGCAGAAAAATaacattacaaaaatcattgatagatttattttttgtatcacTGAAATTATGGTTTCAAAATTATGGTTTCATTAggtgttttatattttgtaatgttttataccaaactaactcaagcctaacagctttgtaatgttgtataccaaactaactcaagtctaacagctttgtaatgttttataccaaactaactcaagtctaacagctttgtaatgttttataccaaactaactcaagtctaacagctttgt from Argopecten irradians isolate NY chromosome 15, Ai_NY, whole genome shotgun sequence encodes:
- the LOC138308710 gene encoding neuronal acetylcholine receptor subunit alpha-6-like gives rise to the protein MNDLMKLERDLFRSYNKNLRPAYNLSDAVLLDTSLSIMAILDFNEVSGTLQLSTFVRISWTDFRLCWNASEYGGISNYVSNASLVWKPRIFLISSADDIIQFGDDKFDIRIWSTGVVNFNPAVLIKSSCDVDMTYFPTDSHICRVTIVPWMYTIEEVKFNFLESKIHLDYFIPNGAWGIYDAFINDDVDIASEVSIMDFTLYLQRKPQYHILSLLIPILLLCFLNPFVFLLPAASGERISFAVTMFLSMTVYMSSIGEVMPKVSDPIAGASYFLLGAMSFSCLLILLTIASLCLHTVLDINDFPAWLLQIASCSKTLRNVNRTDTNTVVEHMDSDSEIVIKKEMQKNNITKIIDRFIFCITEIMVSKLWFH